The following are from one region of the Cetobacterium somerae genome:
- the kdsB gene encoding 3-deoxy-manno-octulosonate cytidylyltransferase translates to MKFLGVIPARYESTRLPRKPLKDICGHSMIEWVYKRAMKSNLDEVIVATDSQEVFDAVKSFGGEVILTDVNHLNGTSRIAEVCEKITDYDVIINIQGDEPLIEPDMINSLINVFKDEEDLKMATLKHKLLKKEDIENPNYVKVVTDKKDYAIYFSRSVIPYPRNENLDIYFKHVGIYGYKREFVLEYAKLKSTPLENSESLEQLRVLENGYKIKVLETPFEIIGVDTQDELEKVRKYISEKGIEL, encoded by the coding sequence ATGAAGTTTTTAGGAGTAATTCCAGCAAGATATGAATCAACAAGATTACCGAGAAAGCCATTAAAAGATATTTGTGGGCATTCAATGATTGAATGGGTTTATAAAAGAGCTATGAAATCTAATTTAGATGAAGTAATTGTAGCTACAGATTCTCAAGAAGTTTTTGATGCAGTTAAATCATTTGGAGGAGAAGTTATATTAACAGATGTAAATCATTTAAATGGAACTAGTAGAATAGCTGAAGTTTGTGAAAAAATAACTGATTATGATGTAATTATAAATATTCAAGGAGATGAACCTTTGATAGAGCCAGATATGATAAACTCATTGATTAATGTATTTAAAGATGAAGAGGATTTAAAAATGGCAACATTAAAACATAAACTCTTAAAAAAAGAGGATATTGAAAATCCTAATTATGTAAAAGTTGTAACTGATAAAAAAGATTATGCAATATATTTTTCAAGAAGTGTAATACCATATCCAAGAAATGAGAATTTAGATATATATTTTAAACATGTGGGTATCTATGGATACAAAAGAGAATTTGTTTTAGAATATGCAAAGTTAAAAAGTACTCCTTTAGAAAATTCAGAATCATTGGAGCAGCTTAGAGTTTTAGAAAATGGATATAAAATAAAAGTTTTAGAAACACCATTTGAAATAATAGGGGTAGATACTCAAGATGAGCTCGAAAAAGTAAGAAAATATATAAGTGAAAAAGGAATAGAGTTATAA
- a CDS encoding SpoIID/LytB domain-containing protein, with protein MKKQNIKNMIVIGICLLSFAGCSSSSKKDYYKRPGSSSSNLKGDRVDLYGSYSKDKIPVARPIPYLKYVNDMEFPKVPIKSYKEKEFLDFYKNTKVKGHGDNSNYWRWKVTLTKKEISNVLNKNLVTLSSRRPKEVLTYEKGEWIAKKIPLNPVGEVITLRVLERGKSGLVTKLLIKGTRGEYIVAKEGNIRNLLSLSKNNVDSVVNIYGAKGGSASYNDKPISKNPSMLPSAFIAIEKLGNGGFNIYGGGFGHGSGIPQWSAMDLTKNKGYSYKQVLQRYYTDTKLKNMRSVDGIGDKIRVGIMNSGFSTLNHSKISMFSLGNIKIKSKDGNVNINPRTSVDFVVKDGYTQVIVQNKLRLKTRNFINITSNKMISVTNIRRNVRNYKYPTYRGEFEIRLAQGGKNLNLINEINIEDYLLQVVPSEMPQSFGLEALKVQAIAARTYAAKDILRNRYIKQGFHIVDSTQSQVYNNLDENELSAQAVKSTKGLILIHEDKPIDAKYYSTSSGFNSNAHNVW; from the coding sequence ATGAAAAAGCAAAATATAAAAAATATGATAGTTATTGGTATTTGTTTATTAAGTTTTGCAGGATGTAGTAGTAGTTCAAAAAAAGATTATTATAAAAGACCAGGGAGTTCTTCATCTAATTTAAAAGGAGATAGAGTTGATTTATATGGGAGCTATTCTAAAGATAAAATACCAGTGGCAAGACCGATACCATATTTAAAATATGTAAATGATATGGAGTTCCCAAAAGTTCCAATTAAGTCTTATAAAGAAAAAGAATTTTTAGATTTTTATAAAAATACTAAAGTTAAGGGACATGGAGATAATTCAAACTATTGGAGATGGAAAGTTACTTTAACTAAAAAAGAGATAAGCAATGTATTAAATAAAAATTTAGTAACTTTAAGTTCAAGAAGACCAAAAGAGGTATTAACTTATGAAAAAGGAGAATGGATAGCTAAAAAAATTCCATTAAATCCAGTTGGTGAAGTTATAACTTTAAGAGTTCTTGAAAGAGGGAAATCAGGGTTAGTAACAAAATTATTAATAAAAGGAACTAGAGGAGAATACATTGTTGCAAAAGAGGGGAATATTAGAAATTTACTAAGTTTAAGTAAAAATAATGTAGACAGTGTAGTAAATATTTATGGTGCCAAAGGAGGAAGTGCTAGCTATAATGATAAGCCAATATCAAAAAATCCAAGTATGTTACCATCAGCATTTATAGCAATAGAAAAGCTAGGAAATGGTGGTTTTAATATTTATGGTGGAGGATTTGGACATGGTTCTGGTATACCTCAATGGTCTGCCATGGATTTAACTAAAAATAAGGGATATTCATACAAGCAAGTTTTACAAAGATATTATACAGATACAAAGTTAAAAAATATGAGATCAGTAGATGGGATAGGAGATAAAATAAGAGTTGGTATAATGAACAGTGGATTTTCAACTCTTAATCATTCAAAAATTTCAATGTTTTCTTTAGGAAACATAAAGATAAAAAGTAAAGATGGAAATGTAAATATAAATCCAAGAACTTCGGTTGATTTTGTAGTAAAAGATGGATATACACAAGTAATTGTTCAAAATAAATTAAGATTGAAGACAAGAAATTTTATAAATATCACATCTAATAAAATGATTTCTGTAACAAACATAAGGAGAAATGTGAGAAATTATAAATATCCAACATATAGAGGTGAATTTGAAATAAGATTAGCTCAAGGTGGAAAAAATTTAAATTTAATTAATGAAATAAATATAGAAGATTACTTATTACAAGTTGTACCAAGTGAAATGCCACAAAGTTTTGGGCTAGAAGCTCTTAAAGTTCAAGCAATTGCTGCAAGAACTTATGCAGCTAAAGATATTTTAAGAAATAGATATATAAAGCAAGGATTCCATATAGTTGATAGTACTCAGAGTCAAGTTTATAATAATTTGGATGAGAACGAATTGTCAGCACAAGCAGTGAAATCAACGAAAGGATTAATATTAATACACGAAGATAAACCGATTGATGCGAAATACTACTCTACTTCGTCCGGATTTAATTCAAATGCTCATAATGTATGGTAA
- a CDS encoding TetR/AcrR family transcriptional regulator, with product MLKEGKKEQILEAGKDVLLKKGIFKTRVEDITNYLGIAKGSFYTYFKSKDQLLEEIIDRVYEIRENELEELLESNYNYREQIKIFIIKRFVISSDNLNSHLILINLTRNLEHLTPVLREKLLKIEILNRKFLKAIIKNIPCINYTEDEMNTIIIFIMGGIKSYRLERLFYKNTDDYFISDIEEFRERLRNINLEKEVELVVNGILKLLTGGN from the coding sequence ATGCTAAAGGAGGGAAAGAAGGAACAGATATTAGAAGCAGGAAAAGATGTTTTGTTAAAAAAAGGAATATTTAAAACTAGAGTTGAAGATATAACTAATTATTTAGGAATTGCAAAAGGAAGTTTTTATACATATTTTAAATCAAAAGATCAACTTTTAGAGGAAATTATTGATCGAGTGTATGAAATCAGAGAAAATGAATTAGAGGAGCTTTTAGAAAGTAACTATAATTACAGAGAACAAATAAAAATATTTATAATAAAAAGATTTGTTATATCGTCAGATAATTTAAACTCTCATTTAATATTAATAAATTTAACAAGAAATTTAGAGCATTTAACACCTGTTCTTAGAGAAAAACTTCTAAAAATAGAAATTTTAAACAGAAAGTTTCTAAAAGCTATAATAAAAAATATTCCATGTATAAACTATACAGAAGACGAAATGAATACCATTATAATTTTTATTATGGGTGGAATAAAATCATATAGATTAGAAAGATTATTCTATAAAAATACAGATGACTATTTTATAAGTGATATAGAAGAGTTTAGAGAACGATTAAGAAATATAAACTTAGAAAAAGAAGTCGAATTAGTGGTAAATGGAATTTTAAAATTACTAACAGGAGGAAATTAA
- a CDS encoding TolC family protein: MKKLLGLLVLLSTAAFSRELTLESAIDLALENGKTIKTSELSKENAKLNVRRAFKTALPTVTYNGQYQKAEHTNRNMLDIVESDGTTGIGAKSGYSQTIGLYQPLFRGGAITGGILGAEASKNMADIYLLSEKRDVRLDIISLYSSIINFEKDLTVLEASRKELQARYDKQSEQLNLRLVTKADLLKTEYSILDLEAQITGTKTNLEIAKKDLKLKLMIPNNEEITLKDFQVPENLTSGIDFGKDLDQALTNSLSAKLAVNKVNYAQAEKVVARSSLLPQVDAFATYGTAKESHHFDNSFDNAEWRGGVSVKWDVFSFGSGIDEYNVAKNNENIESINQELTSDNIKLSVTKNYRELIRLQQLRDSRNKALEAATENFNIDTERYNAGLISTVDYLLSESQYRQAAVDYNSAVLNYYVAFEKYRSSLI, encoded by the coding sequence ATGAAAAAGTTATTAGGATTACTGGTATTGCTTTCAACAGCAGCCTTTTCAAGAGAACTGACATTAGAAAGTGCAATTGATCTAGCTTTAGAAAATGGAAAAACGATAAAAACATCAGAACTATCAAAAGAAAATGCAAAGTTAAATGTTAGAAGAGCATTTAAAACAGCTTTACCAACAGTAACATATAATGGACAATATCAAAAAGCAGAGCATACAAATAGAAATATGCTAGATATAGTTGAGTCGGATGGAACAACAGGAATAGGAGCTAAAAGTGGATATTCACAAACAATAGGTCTTTATCAACCTTTATTTAGAGGAGGAGCTATAACAGGTGGAATTTTAGGAGCTGAAGCTTCAAAAAATATGGCAGATATTTATCTTTTATCTGAAAAAAGAGATGTTAGGTTAGATATTATATCTTTATACTCAAGTATAATAAATTTTGAAAAAGATTTAACAGTTTTAGAGGCATCTAGGAAAGAGTTACAAGCTAGATATGATAAGCAAAGTGAACAGTTAAATTTAAGATTAGTTACAAAAGCTGATCTTTTAAAAACTGAATATTCTATTTTAGATTTAGAGGCACAAATAACAGGGACTAAAACAAATTTAGAGATAGCTAAAAAAGATTTAAAATTAAAGTTAATGATTCCAAATAATGAAGAGATTACTTTAAAAGATTTCCAAGTACCAGAAAACTTAACATCAGGAATTGATTTTGGAAAAGATTTAGATCAAGCACTAACAAATAGTTTGTCTGCTAAATTAGCAGTAAATAAAGTTAACTATGCTCAAGCTGAAAAAGTTGTAGCAAGATCAAGTTTATTACCACAAGTTGATGCTTTTGCAACATATGGAACAGCAAAAGAGAGTCATCACTTTGACAATAGCTTTGACAACGCTGAATGGAGAGGTGGGGTTTCCGTGAAATGGGATGTATTTTCATTCGGAAGCGGAATTGATGAATATAATGTGGCAAAAAACAATGAGAATATAGAATCTATTAATCAAGAACTAACATCAGATAATATAAAACTATCTGTTACAAAAAATTATAGAGAGTTAATACGTTTACAACAACTAAGAGACTCTAGAAATAAGGCTTTAGAAGCAGCAACGGAGAATTTCAATATAGATACAGAAAGATATAATGCAGGATTAATTTCAACTGTAGATTATTTATTATCTGAAAGTCAATATAGACAGGCAGCTGTAGATTATAACTCAGCAGTATTAAATTATTATGTAGCATTTGAAAAATATAGATCATCACTTATTTAA
- a CDS encoding efflux RND transporter periplasmic adaptor subunit, which yields MKKGLFILTAAAILMTACGKKEEAVVEKPKKPVVASQVKKEQVSDIYTTDGTIVPQEKVNHTLDTQGTVSTVLKKNGDFVKKGEVIVKFTDAKAESNYDAAKANLQSTKNNFEKFNKLYEKQMISQLEFLNYRDAYTNALADYTAKKSNYDKLTRKSELTGLVGNLNLKSGNIVEANSTVFTVVDENVMEITVDFPGYWLSTLNEGSPVTLMVSDLGGKEFDGKIKSINPIADPETKKFPVKISIENKTKELKDGMYTKVVIPTEKREGLIVPQQAVFIRDLLSYVYKIEDGKAKRIEVVTGATIKPNIEVISEELKPGDLVVSDGIFGLADGDEITINNETK from the coding sequence ATGAAAAAGGGATTATTCATATTAACAGCGGCAGCTATCTTGATGACTGCTTGTGGGAAAAAAGAAGAAGCAGTAGTAGAAAAACCAAAAAAGCCAGTAGTAGCATCACAAGTTAAAAAGGAACAAGTTTCAGATATATATACAACTGATGGAACAATTGTGCCTCAAGAAAAGGTAAATCATACATTAGATACACAAGGAACTGTATCAACAGTGTTAAAGAAAAATGGAGATTTTGTAAAAAAAGGTGAAGTTATAGTAAAATTTACAGATGCAAAAGCCGAGTCAAATTATGATGCAGCAAAAGCTAATTTACAGTCAACAAAAAACAATTTTGAAAAATTTAATAAACTTTATGAAAAGCAAATGATATCTCAATTGGAGTTTTTAAATTATAGAGATGCATATACAAATGCATTAGCAGATTATACAGCTAAAAAATCAAACTACGATAAATTAACTAGAAAATCTGAGTTAACAGGATTAGTAGGAAACTTAAATTTAAAATCTGGAAATATAGTAGAAGCTAATTCAACTGTATTCACAGTAGTAGATGAGAATGTAATGGAAATAACTGTTGATTTCCCAGGTTATTGGTTAAGTACATTAAACGAGGGATCACCAGTGACTTTAATGGTTTCTGATTTAGGTGGAAAAGAGTTTGATGGAAAAATTAAATCTATAAATCCAATAGCAGATCCTGAAACTAAAAAGTTTCCAGTAAAGATATCTATTGAGAATAAGACAAAAGAGTTGAAAGATGGAATGTATACAAAGGTTGTAATTCCAACTGAGAAAAGAGAAGGACTTATTGTACCTCAACAAGCAGTTTTCATAAGAGATTTATTAAGTTATGTTTATAAAATAGAAGATGGAAAAGCAAAAAGAATAGAGGTTGTAACAGGAGCTACAATAAAACCAAATATTGAGGTTATATCGGAAGAATTAAAACCAGGAGATTTAGTAGTATCTGATGGTATATTCGGATTAGCTGATGGAGATGAAATTACAATAAATAACGAAACAAAATAG
- a CDS encoding efflux RND transporter permease subunit, producing MSLAGIAIRRPVATVMVMVSMVFLGIVSMLSMKSELLPNMNIPMVVITTTWNGAVPEDVNSQITKKIEDSLSGVDGIKKITSTSSFERSVVSIEFDYGVNIDLKRGDVQREIDAISGELPDDASKPTTQKKLAGSGNTAMMLNVSGPNFLELTTFVNEFMTPRFERIGGVGSVDTLGSPDKQIQIQFDTDKLASYNLTPNELYDLIKTSSINVPLGVIKTGGKDVVARFMGEFNYLDEFENMILRSNGKTLRLKDIANVVLTTEDQSEITKLNGKPSVMLVIEKSTDGNILSITDNAKIALEEMKPYFPKGVEVTTVMDYSENINSSISGVKGNAVTGLVLATIVLLVFLKNIRATMLISLALPIAIIFTFAFLSLLGVTINVISLMGLSIGVGMLTDNSVVVIDNIYRHITELKKPVMEASEDGASEVAVAILASALTTMVVFIPVLFIPGIAREIFRDMSLSIIFSNVAALIVSLTLMPMVASRFLKANADITKEGKIFGKVKSGYEKIIEWAITNRKKTVALAFLTFMVMMVIGPMLTRTEFIPKQDYGRYSVVLELEKGLSVERAEEITEQAVEVVKNNPLTKTYISLVKTGVGIVNVDIGPKTDRDVSIFQVMDNLRPELEKIPGIKFNLKDDYQSAGGNRDVEFRISSDSLDVAENIAKQVQDKISQNPGIIDITSSIEPGNVEARVVLNRDKLRAHGISPFDIGRTISYSFLGGNRATGQTLSVKTGTEEIDVLIRLPKDSRTKVSTLEELNVRGADGKFVKVSDVADVVMAEGASEVTKTDKIFYASVSANDGGIGLSKVQNEIVNAFEATNPPKGVSYSWGGMSQLFNEAIVQMGMALGISIFLIYAILASQFENFLLPGIILASVPLAMIGVYGGLLITNSPFDMMVMIGIIMLAGTVVNNAIVLIDFIKILRERGYELNDAVRESCKTRLRPILMTTMTTVCGMIPLALGFGEGAELYSGMSIAVIFGLSFSTLLTLVVIPVLYIMVEDFIDRMKKKLKKQKV from the coding sequence ATGTCATTAGCAGGTATTGCTATACGTAGACCCGTTGCAACAGTAATGGTAATGGTCTCGATGGTATTCTTAGGAATTGTTTCGATGCTATCAATGAAGTCTGAACTGCTTCCTAATATGAATATTCCAATGGTTGTAATTACTACAACTTGGAATGGAGCTGTTCCAGAAGATGTAAACAGTCAGATTACTAAAAAAATAGAAGATTCACTATCAGGTGTTGATGGAATTAAAAAGATAACGTCTACATCATCATTTGAAAGATCAGTTGTAAGTATAGAGTTTGATTATGGTGTAAACATAGATTTAAAAAGAGGAGATGTTCAAAGGGAGATTGATGCTATATCAGGAGAGTTACCAGATGATGCATCAAAACCTACGACACAGAAAAAGTTAGCAGGTTCAGGAAATACTGCAATGATGCTAAACGTATCAGGTCCAAATTTCTTAGAATTAACAACATTTGTAAATGAGTTCATGACTCCAAGATTTGAAAGAATTGGAGGGGTTGGAAGTGTTGATACATTAGGATCTCCAGATAAGCAGATTCAAATTCAATTTGATACAGATAAATTGGCATCATATAATTTAACACCGAATGAATTGTATGACTTAATAAAAACATCATCAATAAATGTTCCTTTAGGAGTTATTAAAACTGGAGGAAAAGATGTTGTTGCAAGATTTATGGGAGAATTTAACTACTTAGATGAATTTGAAAATATGATTTTAAGAAGTAACGGTAAAACACTTAGATTAAAAGATATTGCTAATGTAGTATTAACTACTGAAGATCAAAGTGAGATAACTAAACTTAATGGAAAACCATCAGTAATGTTAGTTATTGAAAAATCTACGGATGGAAATATCTTATCAATTACAGATAATGCAAAAATAGCTTTAGAAGAGATGAAACCATATTTTCCTAAAGGTGTAGAAGTAACAACTGTAATGGATTACTCTGAAAATATTAATTCATCAATTTCAGGAGTAAAAGGAAATGCTGTTACAGGACTTGTTCTAGCGACAATAGTACTTTTAGTATTCTTAAAAAATATTAGAGCTACAATGCTTATATCATTAGCATTACCAATAGCTATTATATTTACATTTGCTTTCTTATCTCTTTTAGGAGTAACAATAAACGTTATCTCTTTAATGGGATTATCTATCGGAGTAGGAATGCTAACGGACAACTCAGTTGTTGTTATAGATAATATTTATAGACACATAACGGAATTAAAAAAACCAGTAATGGAAGCGTCAGAAGATGGAGCATCGGAAGTTGCTGTAGCAATATTAGCATCAGCATTAACAACAATGGTTGTATTTATTCCAGTACTATTTATTCCTGGTATTGCAAGAGAGATATTTAGAGATATGTCATTATCAATAATATTCTCTAACGTTGCCGCTTTAATAGTATCATTGACTCTAATGCCAATGGTAGCAAGTAGATTTTTAAAAGCTAATGCTGATATTACTAAAGAGGGTAAGATATTTGGAAAAGTAAAAAGTGGATATGAAAAAATAATAGAGTGGGCAATTACAAATAGAAAGAAAACAGTTGCATTAGCATTTTTAACATTTATGGTTATGATGGTAATAGGGCCAATGTTAACAAGAACAGAGTTTATACCGAAACAAGATTATGGTAGATATTCTGTTGTTTTAGAACTAGAAAAAGGGCTTTCTGTTGAAAGAGCAGAAGAGATTACAGAGCAAGCAGTTGAAGTAGTAAAAAATAATCCTTTAACGAAAACATATATCTCTCTTGTAAAAACAGGAGTAGGTATTGTAAACGTTGACATAGGACCAAAGACTGATAGAGATGTATCAATATTCCAAGTAATGGATAATTTAAGACCTGAATTAGAAAAGATACCAGGAATTAAGTTTAACTTAAAAGATGACTATCAATCAGCAGGTGGAAACAGAGACGTTGAATTTAGAATATCTTCTGATTCATTAGATGTTGCTGAAAATATAGCAAAACAAGTGCAAGATAAAATTAGTCAAAATCCTGGTATTATAGATATTACATCAAGTATAGAACCAGGAAATGTAGAAGCTAGAGTTGTCTTAAACAGAGATAAATTAAGAGCACATGGAATTAGTCCATTTGATATAGGTAGAACAATAAGTTACTCTTTCCTTGGAGGAAATAGAGCAACTGGACAAACACTATCTGTAAAAACAGGAACAGAAGAGATTGATGTTTTAATAAGATTACCAAAAGATTCAAGAACTAAGGTTTCAACTTTAGAAGAATTAAATGTTAGAGGAGCAGATGGTAAATTTGTAAAAGTTTCGGATGTGGCAGACGTTGTTATGGCAGAGGGAGCATCAGAAGTAACAAAAACAGATAAAATATTCTATGCATCAGTTTCTGCAAATGATGGTGGAATTGGATTAAGTAAAGTTCAAAATGAAATTGTAAATGCATTTGAAGCAACTAACCCGCCAAAAGGTGTATCTTATTCGTGGGGTGGAATGTCACAGTTATTTAACGAAGCAATTGTTCAAATGGGAATGGCACTTGGAATTTCAATATTCTTAATATATGCTATTCTAGCATCACAATTTGAGAACTTCTTACTTCCAGGAATTATATTAGCATCAGTACCGTTAGCAATGATTGGTGTTTATGGAGGATTATTAATTACAAACTCTCCATTTGATATGATGGTAATGATTGGAATAATAATGCTAGCAGGAACCGTTGTTAATAATGCCATAGTTCTTATTGACTTTATTAAAATTTTAAGAGAAAGAGGATATGAACTTAATGATGCTGTAAGAGAGTCATGTAAAACAAGATTAAGACCAATTCTAATGACTACAATGACAACAGTATGTGGAATGATACCTCTTGCTTTAGGATTTGGAGAGGGAGCAGAGTTATATTCGGGAATGTCTATAGCTGTTATATTTGGATTATCGTTCTCGACACTGCTAACACTAGTAGTAATTCCAGTTCTATACATTATGGTTGAAGACTTTATTGATAGAATGAAGAAAAAGTTAAAGAAGCAAAAAGTATAA
- the purE gene encoding 5-(carboxyamino)imidazole ribonucleotide mutase: MKIGVIMGSKSDLPTMNECVNVLKDFGVEHEIKIVSAHRTPNLMFDYAKEAKKRGLEVIVAGAGGAAHLPGMVASLTDLPVIGVPIESKTLKGIDSLLSIVQMPGGVPVATVAIGGAKNAALLAIKILALKDERLAEKIVEYRKNMERMILDEKI; this comes from the coding sequence GTGAAAATAGGTGTAATAATGGGAAGTAAATCTGATTTACCAACTATGAATGAATGTGTAAATGTTTTAAAAGATTTTGGAGTTGAGCATGAGATAAAAATAGTTTCAGCACATAGGACTCCTAATTTAATGTTTGACTATGCGAAAGAAGCTAAAAAAAGAGGGCTAGAAGTTATAGTAGCAGGAGCGGGAGGAGCAGCACATTTACCTGGTATGGTTGCTAGTTTAACTGACTTGCCAGTTATTGGAGTACCTATTGAAAGCAAAACTTTAAAAGGAATAGATTCACTTTTATCAATTGTTCAGATGCCAGGAGGAGTTCCTGTAGCAACGGTAGCAATAGGGGGAGCTAAAAATGCGGCATTATTAGCTATAAAGATATTAGCTTTAAAGGATGAAAGATTAGCAGAAAAAATTGTTGAGTACAGAAAAAATATGGAAAGGATGATTTTAGATGAAAAAATCTAG
- the purK gene encoding 5-(carboxyamino)imidazole ribonucleotide synthase, with translation MKKSRRIGILGGGQLAKMLCDSGKKLNCETIILDPNPDSCGKFSADDHIEAEYNNKVSLKKLCEITDVITYEFENVPSEIIDYLKENNGNIPQGKRPLYLSQHRVREKEAVKQIGVKTAKFKGVKNSEELKNAINEIGYPSILKTCSGGYDGKGQWKLLEEKDLKSINWNENIEYILEEMIKFDKEVSCLVVRGINGDVVNFPIGENIHKNGILNKTIVPARVTKEILKEVEKISHEIIKRLNIYGPLGIEFFIKENEIYFNEMAPRPHNSAHYTMDACNYSQFDIHLMGILGEKLPEIKLLTKVVMLNIMGEDQEKVKKIKKEYNTNVHIYGKSEWKKDRKMGHINYCGENLEELILKADSF, from the coding sequence ATGAAAAAATCTAGAAGAATCGGAATTTTAGGTGGAGGACAACTAGCTAAAATGCTGTGTGATTCAGGAAAAAAGTTGAATTGTGAAACAATAATTTTAGATCCTAATCCAGATTCGTGTGGAAAATTTAGTGCTGATGACCACATTGAAGCTGAATATAATAATAAAGTGAGTTTAAAAAAACTGTGTGAAATTACTGATGTGATAACATACGAGTTTGAAAATGTACCAAGTGAAATAATAGATTATTTAAAAGAAAATAATGGAAATATTCCTCAAGGAAAGAGACCACTGTATTTAAGTCAACATAGAGTTAGAGAGAAAGAGGCAGTAAAACAAATTGGAGTTAAAACTGCAAAATTTAAAGGTGTTAAAAATTCAGAAGAATTAAAGAATGCTATTAATGAAATTGGATATCCATCTATTTTAAAAACTTGTTCAGGAGGATATGATGGAAAAGGACAATGGAAGTTATTAGAAGAGAAAGACTTAAAAAGTATTAATTGGAATGAAAATATAGAATATATTTTAGAAGAGATGATTAAATTTGATAAAGAAGTTTCATGTTTAGTTGTTAGGGGAATAAACGGAGATGTAGTAAATTTTCCAATTGGAGAAAATATCCATAAAAATGGAATTTTAAATAAAACTATAGTTCCAGCAAGAGTAACAAAAGAGATTTTAAAAGAAGTGGAGAAGATATCTCATGAGATTATAAAGAGATTAAATATATACGGTCCATTAGGAATAGAATTTTTTATTAAAGAAAATGAAATTTATTTTAATGAGATGGCACCAAGACCTCATAATAGTGCACATTATACGATGGATGCATGTAATTATTCTCAATTTGATATTCATTTAATGGGGATTTTAGGAGAAAAACTACCTGAAATAAAACTTTTAACAAAAGTAGTGATGCTAAATATAATGGGTGAAGATCAGGAGAAAGTAAAAAAAATTAAAAAAGAATACAATACAAATGTTCACATATATGGAAAATCAGAGTGGAAAAAAGATAGAAAAATGGGACATATAAACTATTGTGGTGAAAATCTAGAAGAGCTAATTTTAAAAGCTGATTCATTTTAG